The Sciurus carolinensis chromosome 18, mSciCar1.2, whole genome shotgun sequence region ATAGTTGGTGAATTTTAATCCTTTGTGATTACCGTACTAATTGAGGACCAAATGGTCCCTCTGTGGCCCAAGGCCACAAACCTCAAAGATGGTTTCTGATCCTCCAGACACAGCCTAGCACCTATGATGGTTTTCTGGCACTGTACAATGTTCCAGGCTCATCTCCTACATTCTCCGTCCTCAGCTCGGAACTGGCCATTTTTCCAGTAAGGCTGGGGATGTCTGATGCTCCTGGGTCAAAAGACCTTTAGGTTTAATAAACCCAGGTAAGCCATATCCTTTGTTCTATGCCCACATTCTTCTTTCATGGGAACCGATGAATCCAAAGCTTCCTCCTCTTAGGTTCAGATAATTAAAGGTTTTTCTTGCAGAGAACTGCTAACCTTTAGGACATTTCTGGGTCAGCCAAGGTGCAGCAGTTCCCACAGGTACGTCACAAAAAGATGCCGTCTTTGAAATGAGCATCACAATCTCATACCCATGTGGTGCTCATGCCTGGCACCTGGAACTCCAACCTGGAAGAGACATCGCTTCAGACAGGCCAGCACAGGAGACATGGGCTGATCCAACCAGGCTCTCTGTGTCGTCCTCTCAtctgttctcattttctcttcgCCTCgcgaggtctttttttttttcacatttccatttccattcatgGACTGTGGGCCATCATCTGAGATGTGAACCGACAAGAATGCAGTGATGGTTCATACACAAGCAGCTCCAGAAATGTGTACGATTTTTGTTTTAGAGAACTGGACACTATCTTTTGGCcacaaaaaaagatggaaaagtttaaaaataatgcgAATAATTAAGTAACAATAAAATTCTAGGTTTTATAGTTGATGAATTCTGGCCAAAGTAAACCCCCAGAATGTCCAGCCGCCCGTCAAACAAATGTTTAGGTGAGGGCTGTGCAGGCGCTTCGTCAAGCCTCTACCTCAGCCTCAGCCCAGGAAGTCCACAGCCATGGTCAACACTTGCTAAGGCCACGTCTGGGGTCACATTGCCCAGTAAGCCTCTAAGATGGCACTGCAGGTGAGGAGACCCTTGCTACCTGACCCTATAGATGCCACTGCACCATGAATCCACTCAGGTAATAAGCATGAGGCCTTGGACCTTGTGTGGAGAAGGAAATGCCATCAAGAGCTACCACCCTTCCTCTCCAGAATGAAAAATCATGAAAGACCCATGAGGGGCAAGTTCAAGCACCAGGTGTTCAGTTGCTATCCCTCAGGCACATGGTGAAGGCCAGAGAGGCTGCCTCTGAAGCCATCTGCTACTGCTGACACACCGAGAGAACCACGTCCCCCAGGGCTCAATCATCACAAGGTTGGAATGTTTCCTGGGTGACTAGGGAGCTCCCCAACCCAGTAACAAATGACCACAGCAAAATCAACGATGTCTACCTTCTCCCCCTAATAACATGGCAGACCTGCCCTGAAGCTTTTTAAGAGTCTGGgctcatcttttgtttttctctcatgtCTGCTATCTGAATGTAGTCCATACCTTGGGCTTGTTTGGGTGTGCCAGGGGTGAAGTGGCAGTGACTGGGGACCCAAAAATGTCACTGGTCTTCCCACCAGGTGGGTTCAGACGTTGTCGGGTCTGCACAGGAGTTGATTCGTCAAAGATACCACTTCCTTTCCCCCCTGCAGAAACAATCACAGGACAGTGAACACCACAACACCCACCTGATCTACTCCTCAGGTCATCACCTCAGAGAGCTTCTCACAGCCTTGTGACCGTCCTGGGTGCCAGGCACCGGGTTGAGACATTCAGTCAACTTTTGCTTGAGGCCTATTCGGCCTTCATGTCTAGACCCAACCCAGTCTCTGGAAAGGAGAGGGAGTAACACTGCATATTTTCCCTCTAGAGTTCCTTAACCCTGAGTAGTTAGTGCTTTCCTACTGAAGAGTCTCTCATTAAACTCAGGAAAAGTTCTCCAGAGAATTAAAAGCACAGGTAAGTGTTTCACTCACACAGAGGTCTGAAATTAGTAACATGCCCTATTCAAGGCAAACCTGTAATCTGGAAAACAACTTTTATTAGTCATTCTGACCTCATTCTGGCTGGAACTTCAAGCAATGACCAGAAATGTCAGCAAATTAAGGGATTTGTAGCATCCTTGCTGCCAACCGTGAGTGAACTGATAAGCCGTGACAAAATGTAGGCAGATGGAACTTCTTATGAGCTGATGGCTGTGGCCTGGATATAGCATGTGAAGGCCTTGATGCCCATGTCAGGGCAGAACACGGCTGCTGTATGATACCAGCAGACCCCTTCCCCAAAGCACTGTGCTAGATGGAGCAGGAATCATCGAAGTTATTGTCCTGGTGCACCAACTTATAGTCGACACAAAAACGCACCCACCACAGCTGTGTGGCTGTGTGAAAGTTACTTGGTTTTTCTATGCCCCTAAACTCTCATCTATAGAATAAGGACAATAAAAGGACCACCCTCTCAGGGGTGTATGAATACTCAGTTTGTGGCTACAGCTCCTAGGTCAAAGGCTGGGAACCATGCCCAGGATAAAAACACCTAATAAATACCAGCTGTGTTTTCTgcataaaagtaaagaaatacttCCTGAATGTACTGTTCTGTGTATAAATAATTGTGCACAACAATCTATGCAGTATCAACAACTTAGTTTAAGAGGGGTCTTATTCACTTATAtctgaataagaaaaatgattacTTCACCCCTGCCTCTCACCAAGTGCAATGGCATAAGAAAGCTaactccttatttatttatttttatggtactgtagactgaacccaggggtgctctatcactgaactgtatccccagtcctttaattttttgagacagggtcttactttttatgttttgtcttcaaaaaattacattttaaagttactttttaGCTGCCACAGGATGAACACCTCATGACTCACCTAGAGAAGCCACAGTCTTAGGGAAGGGGTTCAGCTGGGGTCTCCTCTTGTTAGTTGTCACACTGCTAACAGAGCAGCCTTCTGGGAGATGTCAGTTTCTATGCTATGGGCTGCAGCTTCGATGAGGCTGTAACAGCACTGAGCAGGTTGAGTATAGGccagggatgctctcttttgaCAGGGGCAGAACACCTTGAAGTATGTGAAACTTGCTgcagaaaatcatgcaccacgccCTCATATAACTTTAGGGTGACTACAAACCTCCTGGTCTCAACCATGGACCTCCCAGTGGTCCAAACCCACACTGAACACCTTCCAAAGAGGAAACCAGCAATTGCATGGTATGAAGGACCAGCACTCTATGGCCAGGCTGCTTAGGTCCAAGCTCCTGCTCAGTTACTCGTTAttaactgtgtgacctcagacaaacTACGTCACCTTCTCAACTTCAATAATACATCCCTAGGGTTGCTGGTGAGACCAAACCAGCTGGTAAGGTTAAGTGGTTGAGCAGCACAGCCTGCTGGGGAAGCTACTGGTGATGCCACTGACCATGCTAGCAAATGTGGCCGGACTGTGATGGGGAGGGACCACCCCTGTTGAGTCATACTCCGGTTGCTCACAAAGACTTACCTAattttttaacacacacacacaaaacgtattttttttttttttaacaaaaaattttgGTCAAAGACACtgttaattaaaaaacattttttcaattgtGAAGGAAAATTTCTCAGGGTATACTTACTATAAATAATTACACAACAGACATAAGGGAAGTACCACCCAGGGCAGAGAGAACAGTGCCGATTCCCAGGAACTCCCTGTGTGCCCCTTCCCTCTCGCCCAAGATTATCCCACTCCTGAATTTTCTGGAAGCCACAGACTTGTTATTTTACTTACACAGTTTCACCATACCTATGCGTAATCCTGAACAAGAGTTGTTTCTGAACTTTATAAAGAAGTAATTAATACCATATAGCTATTACTCAACCTTTTCCTTAAAAGATGAATCCAGTTGTTAAGAAAAGATGCCTGAATTCACTGAAAACTGAAGCAAAGTTGCAGTAgagcacaccagtaatcccagtacTCGAGAGAcaagatggaggcaggaggatcacaagttcaggcaggcctcaacaatttagcaagaccctgtctctaaaacaaggtggaggagggaggtccgccaggggagaggctggggatgtagttcaatggttaagcaccacAGGTTCAATaccctgtttaaaaaataaacaaattcaatcccagcgactggggaggctaaggcaggagaattcaagttcaaagctagtctcagcaacttagtgaaccctgtcccaaaataaaaaaataaaaaggactggggatatggctcaatggttgcAATGGTTGGGTGTCTCTGGGATCAATTCCTgctatctggaaaaaaaaaaaaaaaccacccaaaACCCTAAAACCAAAAACACTGCATTGACAGAAGTGGCATGCGCTCACCGTACGGGTTCGCAGAGAAGGAGACTGCAGTGAAGATGAAACGGGACATTGAAGGCCACCTCCTGCAAGCCTTCCTTGGCTGTCAGAGGTAAGCTACCCACATAGGAGAGCAAGTGCCTCTGAACACTTTCTCTGGTCAGGCCCTCTAACTGGAGGGCTGCAATGCTGAGCATGGGTGACTGAGCACAGCAATGAGGACAAGACCTTGGCACTTGAGGTGGACATGACAACTGGTTCTGCCTCACAGGCTTCATGTACTGTTTCCAAAGAGTACCTAGaaggatgcaaaaaaaaaaaaacccactccaAAACCACAAGATGCAGAAGCCTGATAAAGGCAGCCAAAATGGCTGTCACTACACCTTGTGACCATGCACAACCAGAGGTAAATGACCATTCCTGGGGGCTTAGTCTCCCCAAGGGCACGAGAGCATGTGGGGACACGAGAGTCTATGGGATGGGCAGAGGCACTGCCACACCCTCCAGAGAGCTGGATGTGCTGTGATGACAAGTTTAAAGACAACTCCAGACACACATTTGgcactttttttggtactggagattgaacccaggggcacttaatcaatAAGACAtgttctcagccctttttaaaatttttttcggAGACAGGGTCTAGGTTGCTTAAGACCTCGCTATGTTGCTGCAGTTGGCCTtgatctttccatcctcctgcctcagcctcccgagctgctgggattacaggcatgagtcaccactCCTGGCTGGAATTTGTTTCTGTCTTGTACAAAAGGTACTGTTCTGTACTGTACCAGTGGGTACAAAGGGTATTTGGGCTGACCACTCCTGGCCCCAAATTCAAACTGGAACCATGGGAATATTAGTCACTTATTAAGAACTACTGGCTATAGCTACATTCAGAAGCAAAATCGGCATCCACCCCCAAcaaccaaatgaacaaaaaactaGTTTTTAAATCTGCTGCTTTTACATTTggtcaagaaatatttatattcagaaCTGGCATGAGGTAGGGAGCAGTTCTAGCTGACTCTAGCATATACTCTCACAGATGGCCTCTCAAGTCTCTGAAGGATGGAACAAACTTTGCTGTCCCCTCACAGACAGACATGGGAAAACTACTAGGTAACTGTCACTGTGTGGTTACTCAACAGGACAGTCTATCAGTCAAGAGAAACCTGTTCAAATATTCTTCCCTCTATAGCCACTAGACAATGTGTTAAATTCTGAAGAACTGTCTCAGTGCCTGCTAGGCCAGCTCTGCCTAGTAGTTTTAATCTACTAAAGTCAGAGTCACACTCTCCCTCCCTAGGAAATATGTCTGCATATACAATCATTTCCATACAACTTCAGGAATCTCAAGCAGAGGCCCATCACTCACCGTAGTACCCTTGGTGCTTTCACATCATCAAGCCACTTCCAGGCAGAAAGTAACAGCAAGAACTCTAATGACAAGGGGTCACCTATACCAGAAAATATCTGAAGGGATCAATATAAAGAACtacaacatatttaaaagaacagaagagaaactAGGTAGAGGCCGAACCATCTGGGATTAACAAAGGCCCACACCTGGGGGGTTTGTCCTCTTGGGTACATTCTGAGGTTCTTCACTTGGTCCAAAAATATTCGATGCCATCCTATTAGGCCTGCTTGAAGGAACAGCTTCTTCTGGACTTCCAAAAAGATTGCTGGATTCTCCTCCTGGGGGCTTCATGGCCCTACGAGCAGAGAGCAAACTTGAGTTACTATTGGCTACCACATACACTTGTATATGGTAGGGCTACAGCACAACTAGCCAGGGTAGAACCATGCTTCAATGTCTGTGGAGGCCACACAACTACTTAATACCACTGCAAACAAATCGGGCTGTAGGGCCCCTTATTCTAttcctagtactgccaaaaaaaaggaaaggacaaaGATGAAAGGTTTCTAGAAGACTGTTGGACATCCAATATTTACCCATAGATCAAGCCTGACCCCCAAGGTAGGACCTGTGTGCACTAGTAGGAAGCCCTGGCGACAAGGCAACTGAGGAAAAGAGACCCTCTAAAGAACTAAAGGTAAGCTACATAGCAGATTCCAAGATAGCATGAAGAAGAGAACAAAACATCTCTTTAATCACATCTTTTATGCTACCACACTGTATATATTAGGTTAGAATCTTAATATTATaagtggggcacagtggcacatccccataatcccagcaacttgggatgctaaagcaggaggattgcaagtttgaggtgagaccctgcctcaaaattttaaaaaagagctgaggtGTAGCTTGGTGGGAGAGTGCCCCTCGGTCCAATCCTcagtgctacaaaaaaaaaaaaaaaaaaaatttttttttttaaagtactgcaTTTTGAAAAAACTTCTTCGGGGAtggtactcaggattgaatctaggggagCTCTACTACCTAGCTacctctccagtcctttttattttttattctgacacagggtcacactaaattgccaaggttggctttgaacttataatcctcctgctcCAGTTTCTAAAAAATCatgggactacaggtgtgagccactgtgcctagcttttGAGTCATCTTTTATTACAACTGCAGACCTGAAGAACTGCCACAAAGCTATGCTGACACCCAAGAGCAAAGGTCTACAATAGTAACATGGAGAAACATGGAGTTCATAtgcatcttttaaaagttttaaaacacaaTTCAGGGGAGGGGCCTtttgaaattgaattttaaacCAGTTGAGCGGCTCATTCCCTTTTACCAGGTCTCAAGCAATGATACAGTCTGACTCAGGACATTTTGAAATACTTGGATTTAGAGGATTGAGCACCACATAACAGCTAAGGTTAGGCTTCACTACAAAGCTATGCAAGCACTAAATGCTCAAGGTTTGTTAACAAAAACAATGTATTTAAATGTCTTTGTTTCCTCCAAAAGCTGG contains the following coding sequences:
- the Jpt2 gene encoding jupiter microtubule associated homolog 2, which gives rise to MFQGADAEAGRPGSRAMKPPGGESSNLFGSPEEAVPSSRPNRMASNIFGPSEEPQNVPKRTNPPGGKGSGIFDESTPVQTRQRLNPPGGKTSDIFGSPVTATSPLAHPNKPKDHVFLCEGEDPKPDPKAAVSTSIREESGDKGSSRGADHTKAPEPTPTADSHEPRLGPRPRSHNKVLNPPGGKSSISFY